A stretch of Castanea sativa cultivar Marrone di Chiusa Pesio chromosome 2, ASM4071231v1 DNA encodes these proteins:
- the LOC142626264 gene encoding uncharacterized protein LOC142626264 isoform X1 — MPIRTPIEQQKQPQQQPKDVSERGTNCNEGIVSSHVPEEPHNPNLAKISTVHNQSNTNPKLSEEKKNPKDLTKEKPKAQLLEENRIPKAKQENINKYNYSDQKIATNCPPEPFKKQKKDDQKDGQQSNTVTATTLCFCCSIL; from the exons ATGCCCATTCGGACTCCAATAGAGCAGCAGAAGCAGCCACAGCAGCAGCCAAAGGATGTTAGCGAACGGGGCACTAATTGCAATGAAGGAATAGTCTCCAGCCATGTACCAGAAGAGCCACACAATCCCAACCTTGCAAAGATATCGACTGTGCACAACCAATCAAATACAAATCCAAAGTTAtcagaagagaaaaagaatccAAAGG ATTTGACAAAAGAGAAGCCCAAGGCACAACTGCTAGAAGAGAACCGTATTCCAAAGG CCAAGCAAGAAAATATCAACAAATATAATTATAGTGATCAGAAGATTGCCACGAATTGCCCTCCAGAACCGTTTAAAAAGCAGAAGAAAGACGACCAGAAAGATG GACAGCAGAGTAATACAGTAACTGCAACAACCTTGTGCTTTTGCTGCTCCATATTATAG
- the LOC142626057 gene encoding ras-related protein Rab7-like, producing MDVSTKKRTLLKVIVLGDSGVGKTSLMNQYVYKKFNQHYKATIGADFVTKELQIDDKQVTLQIWDTAGQERFQSLGAAFYRGAECCVIVFDVNAHKSFEAMNTWREEFLKQADPDTPDNFPFILLGNKIDMDGGNSRVVTEKQAKEWCAFRGNIPYFETSAKEGYNVDEAFLCVAKTALANEQGCDLETYFQGISESLSGTEQKGFCAC from the exons ATGGATGTGTctacaaaaaaaagaaccttGCTAAAAGTTATTGTCCTTGGCGATAGTGG GGTGGGGAAGACATCTTTGATGAATCA ATATGTTTATAAGAAGTTCAATCAACACTACAAAGCTACAATTGGTGCTGACTTTGTCACAAAAGAACTACAAATTGATGACAAACAGGTCACTTTGCAG ATTTGGGACACTGCAGGACAGGAAAGGTTCCAAAGTCTAGGGGCTGCATTCTACAGAGGAGCAGAATGTTGTGTTATTGTATTTGATGTAAACGCCCATAAGTCATTTGAAGCAATGAACACTTGGCGTGAAGAGTTTCTCAAACAG GCAGATCCGGATACACCCGACAACTTTCCCTTTATATTACTTGGAAATAAGATTGACATGGACGGTGGAAACAGCCGAGTG GTTACAGAAAAGCAAGCTAAGGAATGGTGTGCTTTCAGAGGAAATATACCTTACTTTGAGACCTCAGCAAAAGAGGGCTACAATGTAGATGAAGCATTTCTGTGTGTTGCAAAAACTGCACTGGCTAATGAACAAGGATGTGATCTGGAAAC TTACTTCCAGGGTATCTCAGAATCTCTATCAGGCACTGAACAGAAGGGATTTTGTGCATGCTAA
- the LOC142623463 gene encoding putative ATP synthase 24 kDa subunit, mitochondrial isoform X1, with protein MAFSSRLLSKSKQIQFCGSQITFQQTHAIPARCFAKQADRPALKGDEMLKGIFLEVKNKFEAAMGILRKEKITIDPEDPAAVAQYAKVMKTVREKADLFSESQRIQFTIQSRTQDIPDARSYLLTLKEIRMKRGLTDELGAEAMMFDALEKVEKELKKPLMRNDKKGMAVLMAEFDKINKKLGIRKEDLPKYEEQLELKIAKAQLEELKKDTLEAMETQKKREEFKDEQMVDPKSLDIRNFI; from the exons ATGGCCTTCTCGTCCCGCCTTTTGTCCAAATCCAAACAG aTACAGTTTTGTGGTAGCCAAATCACCTTTCAACAAACACATGCTATTCCAGCCCGTTGCTTTGCCAAACAAGCTGATCGCCCTGCTCTAAAGGGAGATG AAATGTTGAAGGGCATCTTTCTTGAGGTTAAGAATAAATTTGAGGCAGCCATGGGGATACTTCGCAAGGAGAAAATCACTATTGACCCGGAAGATCCAGCTGCTGTTGCTCAGTATGCCAAGGTCATGAAGACAGTAAGAGAAAA GGCTGACTTGTTCTCAGAATCCCAAAGGATTCAGTTCACCATACAATCACGAACTCAAGATATTCCTGATGCACGATCATATCTGTTGACATTGAAGGAAATACGAATGAA GAGGGGTCTCACAGATGAACTTGGTGCGGAGGCAATGATGTTTGATGCACtggaaaaagttgaaaaagaacTCAAAAAGCCCCTTATGAGGAATGACAAGAAAGGAATGGCTGTTCTTATGGCTGAGTTTGATAAAATCAATAAGAA GCTTGGAATTCGAAAGGAAGATTTGCCCAAGTATGAAGAACAGCTAGAACTCAAAATTGCCAAGGCACAGCTAGAGGAATTGAAGAAGGATACTCTTGAAGCAATGGAAACTCAAAAGAAGCG GGAGGAATTCAAGGATGAGCAAATGGTTGATCCAAAGTCGTTGGATATCCGAAACTTTATCTAA
- the LOC142626409 gene encoding iron-sulfur assembly protein IscA, chloroplastic isoform X2, translated as MASSAITTRCPSILRLPTPRPFSSSSFSSPNSVSFRFNLSRPKPISIRAVSVPVAPTSEGIAPAVTLTDNALKHLNRMRSERNEDLCLRIGVRQGGCSGMSYTMDFESRENARPDDSVIEYNGFVIDVSKLRYRMGGFYKMS; from the exons ATGGCGTCCTCTGCAATCACGACTCGTTGCCCCTCTATTCTTCGTCTACCAACACCACGCCCATTTTCAAGCTCAAGCTTTTCATCTCCAAACTCTGTTTCTTTTCGATTCAATCTCAGCCGTCCAAAACCCATTTCAATTCGAGCAGTTTCGGTTCCAG TTGCACCAACATCCGAGGGCATCGCACCTGCAGTTACTCTTACAGATAATGCACTGAAGCACTTGAATAGGATGAGGTCTGAGCGTAATGAAGATTTATGCTTGAGAATTGGTGTTAGACAAGGTGGATGCTCTGGCATGTCCTACACAATGGATTTCGAAAGTAGAGAAAATGCCCGACCAGATGATTCCGTCATTGAATATAATGGCTTTGTGATCG ATGTGAGCAAACTGAGGTACCGTATGGGAGGTTTTTACAAGATGTCATGA
- the LOC142626264 gene encoding uncharacterized protein LOC142626264 isoform X2: MPIRTPIEQQKQPQQQPKDVSERGTNCNEGIVSSHVPEEPHNPNLAKISTVHNQSNTNPKLSEEKKNPKDLTKEKPKAQLLEENRIPKAKQENINKYNYSDQKIATNCPPEPFKKQKKDDQKDAE, encoded by the exons ATGCCCATTCGGACTCCAATAGAGCAGCAGAAGCAGCCACAGCAGCAGCCAAAGGATGTTAGCGAACGGGGCACTAATTGCAATGAAGGAATAGTCTCCAGCCATGTACCAGAAGAGCCACACAATCCCAACCTTGCAAAGATATCGACTGTGCACAACCAATCAAATACAAATCCAAAGTTAtcagaagagaaaaagaatccAAAGG ATTTGACAAAAGAGAAGCCCAAGGCACAACTGCTAGAAGAGAACCGTATTCCAAAGG CCAAGCAAGAAAATATCAACAAATATAATTATAGTGATCAGAAGATTGCCACGAATTGCCCTCCAGAACCGTTTAAAAAGCAGAAGAAAGACGACCAGAAAGATG CAGAGTAA
- the LOC142626409 gene encoding iron-sulfur assembly protein IscA, chloroplastic isoform X1, with translation MASSAITTRCPSILRLPTPRPFSSSSFSSPNSVSFRFNLSRPKPISIRAVSVPVAPTSEGIAPAVTLTDNALKHLNRMRSERNEDLCLRIGVRQGGCSGMSYTMDFESRENARPDDSVIEYNGFVIVCDPKSLLFVFGMQLDYSDALIGGGFAFKNPNATQTCGCGKSFAAEM, from the exons ATGGCGTCCTCTGCAATCACGACTCGTTGCCCCTCTATTCTTCGTCTACCAACACCACGCCCATTTTCAAGCTCAAGCTTTTCATCTCCAAACTCTGTTTCTTTTCGATTCAATCTCAGCCGTCCAAAACCCATTTCAATTCGAGCAGTTTCGGTTCCAG TTGCACCAACATCCGAGGGCATCGCACCTGCAGTTACTCTTACAGATAATGCACTGAAGCACTTGAATAGGATGAGGTCTGAGCGTAATGAAGATTTATGCTTGAGAATTGGTGTTAGACAAGGTGGATGCTCTGGCATGTCCTACACAATGGATTTCGAAAGTAGAGAAAATGCCCGACCAGATGATTCCGTCATTGAATATAATGGCTTTGTGATCG tTTGTGATCCAAAGAGCCTTCTTTTCGTATTTGGGATGCAGTTAGACTACAGTGATGCTCTAATTGGCGGAGGCTTCGCCTTCAAGAACCCAAATGCTACGCAaacatgtggttgtggaaaATCCTTTGCAGCAGAGATGTGA
- the LOC142623463 gene encoding putative ATP synthase 24 kDa subunit, mitochondrial isoform X2 has product MAFSSRLLSKSKQFCGSQITFQQTHAIPARCFAKQADRPALKGDEMLKGIFLEVKNKFEAAMGILRKEKITIDPEDPAAVAQYAKVMKTVREKADLFSESQRIQFTIQSRTQDIPDARSYLLTLKEIRMKRGLTDELGAEAMMFDALEKVEKELKKPLMRNDKKGMAVLMAEFDKINKKLGIRKEDLPKYEEQLELKIAKAQLEELKKDTLEAMETQKKREEFKDEQMVDPKSLDIRNFI; this is encoded by the exons ATGGCCTTCTCGTCCCGCCTTTTGTCCAAATCCAAACAG TTTTGTGGTAGCCAAATCACCTTTCAACAAACACATGCTATTCCAGCCCGTTGCTTTGCCAAACAAGCTGATCGCCCTGCTCTAAAGGGAGATG AAATGTTGAAGGGCATCTTTCTTGAGGTTAAGAATAAATTTGAGGCAGCCATGGGGATACTTCGCAAGGAGAAAATCACTATTGACCCGGAAGATCCAGCTGCTGTTGCTCAGTATGCCAAGGTCATGAAGACAGTAAGAGAAAA GGCTGACTTGTTCTCAGAATCCCAAAGGATTCAGTTCACCATACAATCACGAACTCAAGATATTCCTGATGCACGATCATATCTGTTGACATTGAAGGAAATACGAATGAA GAGGGGTCTCACAGATGAACTTGGTGCGGAGGCAATGATGTTTGATGCACtggaaaaagttgaaaaagaacTCAAAAAGCCCCTTATGAGGAATGACAAGAAAGGAATGGCTGTTCTTATGGCTGAGTTTGATAAAATCAATAAGAA GCTTGGAATTCGAAAGGAAGATTTGCCCAAGTATGAAGAACAGCTAGAACTCAAAATTGCCAAGGCACAGCTAGAGGAATTGAAGAAGGATACTCTTGAAGCAATGGAAACTCAAAAGAAGCG GGAGGAATTCAAGGATGAGCAAATGGTTGATCCAAAGTCGTTGGATATCCGAAACTTTATCTAA